In Novipirellula artificiosorum, the genomic window CGGGAGTTCCCGGCCCAACGACATTGACGGTCACACCGTCTACGACGGCAGCAGACGTACCAGCGAAATATCCCAAATAACCGTGGCGAACATCCACTCGGCGATACTTCAACTGGTTCGATTTGGCTTCTCGCTCGGTCAGCTCAATCCGCTCGACGGCTCCACCGCGGCTGTTAAGCGTCATCAACATAAAGTGCCCGCTGGCGGGATCCATCGATCCCAGCGTTGCCCATCGAGGTGTTTCGGTCCGCTCCGTGCCGCCCGGTAGAGCCTCTTGCACCGCAGATTCGTCCTCAGAATTCGCGATCTCTTCCTCATTTTCCTCGGTTTTGTCTTGCTCGACCGCAGCATCTTCTACCTCGGCAACCTCCGCAGCGGCGTTCGGTTGCACCGCTGGCGGAGGTGGCAATAGAAGCGATCGCAGCGTGAAGTAGACGAAAAAGAACGCCGTCGAAGTGATGATGAAGGTGAGTAGACGCCGTTCCACAGTGATTCCAAGAGAGTGAGGGCAGATGCAGTTCTAGAGGGGGGATTCTGACAGCGGATGGAAATCTTGGGAAAATGTCCCTGAAAACCAGCTTTTGGGCCACAACACCCGGTACTAGAAATGGCTTAGATTCGATTCTAACAAACCGTGCAAACCGTGCAATCTGTGGCGGAAAATAACAAGTTATGTCAGTACTTGGGCCGTTTCAGGTACTACCCAAAACTACACCTTCGCAATACCCCAAGACTCGCCCGAACACAGAGTCTTACCCCTGAGCTAGGATAGGTCGACGATCGCGGAACAACCGCCGGGATCAGTCGTGTGAAGTCGGGAGGGTTGTCGTCTTCAAAGGGATATGCACATTGAACGCATGCTCTCTGTCCTTGTCCGCCGCACAAAACAGAACATGGGGCTCGCCATTTCTCAGCCAGAGCTGAGGCCGTTCCAGATGGGCGACCCTCTCGGTCTCTCCGCCCTCCCAGTGGATCTCCAGCTTTGAGACCAGCGGATGCTTGGCTGGCGACCAGTCGATGCCGTCCTCTGAACGAAACAGTGCGAGCGACTGCCCCGCCCCAGTGAACGCCCCCTTCATGTCTTTGACAATCGCCCACACGAAGCCGTCTTCCACCCAGATGAATGGATCTTCGGCGGGGAATGCGTCTCCCTCGGCCGTGAAGATCGGATCCGGATGCTTGGAGAATGGGCCCGTCGGCGAATCCGAAGTGGCTGCCAGATGGACCACCGGTCCGCCCCAGGGGAGTTCGCGTTTCCTACCTACCGCCTTGTAAACCATCAGGTACTTTCCATCCGGTCTCCGGCAGATGGATGGGTTGCTTGTCAGGAGCGCATCGTGCGATTCTGTGTCGGGGCCGACGTCGATCAAGGGCGCATCGCACCGTCTCCATGGCCCGTTTGGATGATCGGCCACGGCGACGCCGATCCGCTGATTGTTCCTGTGCGTCCAGTTCAGCCCCGTCATCGTCTGCCCGTCGCCCGTGTTGCCCATGTAATAGAGGTAGTATTTCCCCTCAAATGCATGCACGGTCGGATTGTGCGTGCACAACCCGTCCCAGAAGGACTTCCCACGAGTGGGAAACGCCACATCAACGTGCGTGTACGGCCCCAGAGGATCGATCGAAGTAGCGTGCGCAATTTCCGAGTGCGTTACCCACGCGTTGTGCCCCAACTCTTTTGCCCAGCGACTATAGAAGAGGTGGCATACGCCAGCTTCGTCCTGAACCATACTGGCGCCCCAGATGAAGAAGTCCGGATCCCTGAACCTCGCCGTTTCCGGAACAGGCGTCATTCTCTCATGGAAGGGGGCCTCGGCGAGGCACGCTCCGGTCGAAGCCAAGATGGCCCCGAGCATACAGGTCGCTAGCATTACAAAGTGTGTTCTGTGCATGAGATGATTCCTGTTGCGCGTTTCGTGGCTACCTGCTAGTGTTTTGTCAATCTTTAATTTGGCTCATCCGACGGAAGCGCGCGGACCCCAGACTCAAGGTTTTTCGGAGGTATGGCTCCGGTGTCCAATGATCTCTTAGAAAAGAGTCCCCGACGGTCGGTCGACCGCCGGGAACCGATAGCACCCTTGGCGCACCGTCGACCGGGATATCCCTTGTCAAGTTGCACCTCTGCAGAGCTCGACTCCGTTTCTCCCGGCAACTGCACGATAACAAGTGAAAATAGCTCCTGCCAGCGATGATTGGACACCGGAGAGCTGCCTCGAAAACCTCCCGCGCACGCTTCCGCCGGATGAGCCTTTCATTTTAGGGTTCGAGGGACCGGAGGGCTCGCGCCCAATACCGCTAAAACTTGTAGCGGAACGGCGCGAGCGGGCCGGTCTCACCCTAATTTTTAATCTGGACCACGCACTAGGCCTCAATCGCCTCTTCACCCTCCGAGGAGGTCGTGCAGTTTTTAAGTTGTTGATTGAAAAAGACTTACAAGATTTACCTCTCCCTCTGGGAGAGGTCGAGCCTAAGCGAGGGAGAGGGAAAACGGGCTGCGATGACAACATGAAATTCCAGCACTGTTTCTATACCGGCCCTCCCCCTCGCTGCGCTCGACCCCTCCCGCTGCGCGGGCAGGGGTGGTTGGATACCTAAACACTTCAGCAGTCACAACTTAAAAACTGCACGACCTCCGAGGAGAGAGTGTTGCTGTAGAGGTTCTTTCGAAATAAGGATCTCCGTAAAGTGGGACTCTACTTTGTGCGGACACCCTCCCCAATGGTAGTTTCCGAAGGTCGGCAACACTCGTGATTTGGGCCTGTCCTGATAGAACGTCGCGCCTTTCAGCTCGAGCATCGTCGTCATATCTTCCGTTGCGAGGTCTTCACGATGCCGGGCCATCTTCGCGAGTATTTTTCCGTCGCGCACATCGGGATTGTACTGGAAGTACATCCGGTACCACTGGCCCCGCTCGACTTCAAATCGATCCGAAAGAACGAACTTGTTTTCCCCGTAATCCGCGGTGAGCACGGTGACGTATCCAAACTTGCCATCTTTGGCTTCAGGCGTGTCGTGTGCGTAGCTGTAAAGGTGTGTGGCGACTCCTCCCTGCCAGAATTGGAAGAACAGAGTGCGCCAGTACCTCGCATCTTCCTTATCGAACTCGGAGCCCGGCTCCGGCGTCGGGGCAGGCGTCGCGAACTTCACAAGGAAGGTCACGTAGATAGTGTCTCCGACTCGGATCAGTTCGGCGTCCTTCTTGCCGTTGAGGTTGCCGTAGTCGTAGATGTCGAAGTGCAGCTTCTTGCTGTAAGCGCCGTTGTCGAGATCCTCTCGTGTCGGAAGCGACTTGAAGATGAAACTGCCAACGTTGATGCCAGAGATCTTCGTCTCCTTCGAAATGCTAAACCGATTGTATTCATCGTGGCCCTTTTGAGAGACCTTGAACTTCGTATCGCCGGACTCGACGAGGTTGATCGCTCCCACGCGGCCTTTGTAATTGCAGTTCAACGGGCTGATGTAGCGAGCCGGCGCGGTCGTTTGAGCGACAGCATGTGTTGTCAAGGTTAGTGTAAGTACGAGGGAAAGCAATACGACCCTCAATGGACTGTCCTTTCGGTTTGAGCATTGTTCGAGACGTGGAAAACGTCCGGAATCACGCATTGTCTGGATTCGGGGCCTTGTTTGCATAGCCCAGTTGTCCTACTCTCGATCGAGCACGTCGTAACGCGAGGCGTTCGCACTTGGTTTCCAGCCCGACATCTCCTGACGATAATCCGGTACGGTCGCGCGGAAGTCGTTGGTGTGAAGGCCGATCCGTTCGACGGGAATCGGCTCGAAATCCTCGACGTCCGAGTAGACGATCGCATCCAACTGCAAGGCGAAGTTCATTCTCGCCTGATCGACGAAGCCCGGATCCTTTTCATAGGTCTTCAGATCCGGGACGCCGTGGCTATCGCCGCATGCGACCGCGATATTCCCCCGCAGAATGGAGCCCTCCCCGGCGGTGACCGTGTAGCCCGTCTTGCAGTCGACCGCGATGTTGCTCGAAACATCGACACGGTTCTTCGTGAAATTCTTGATCAGGAATCCGCACCCCCGTTTAGCCTCTTTTGCGGGATCGGAAGGCCCAAGTCGATAGGCGATATTTCCGTAGACATGGGCGTGATCGGCCACGTTGTCATAATAGATGCCGTCGCCTTCTGGAGAGCTGTGCATGAAGTTGAAGCGGAACGTGTTGTTCCCGATGCCGTTGGGCTTGGAATAGCTGTAGAACGCGCCCATGTCGTTCGAGACGAGCGCGAACTGGAAGACCTCGTTGTACTCAAATACGTTGTCAAAACTGTTGAACAGTACTCCGGCGTGTGGGCAATGGTGAATGGCGTTGTTGCGCACGACCATGCCTACCGCGTCCATGACCCGGCTTCCTCCGCCTCCCCCACGGAAGCCGACGTTGACGCCGGGTGCGTAGACACGCTCAATTTCGCCAAAGTGGTGGATGTCACAGTTCTCGACAAGAT contains:
- a CDS encoding glycoside hydrolase family protein, whose translation is MHRTHFVMLATCMLGAILASTGACLAEAPFHERMTPVPETARFRDPDFFIWGASMVQDEAGVCHLFYSRWAKELGHNAWVTHSEIAHATSIDPLGPYTHVDVAFPTRGKSFWDGLCTHNPTVHAFEGKYYLYYMGNTGDGQTMTGLNWTHRNNQRIGVAVADHPNGPWRRCDAPLIDVGPDTESHDALLTSNPSICRRPDGKYLMVYKAVGRKRELPWGGPVVHLAATSDSPTGPFSKHPDPIFTAEGDAFPAEDPFIWVEDGFVWAIVKDMKGAFTGAGQSLALFRSEDGIDWSPAKHPLVSKLEIHWEGGETERVAHLERPQLWLRNGEPHVLFCAADKDREHAFNVHIPLKTTTLPTSHD